The following nucleotide sequence is from Plasmodium cynomolgi strain B DNA, scaffold: 0004, whole genome shotgun sequence.
tCGAAGTGGCTCTTTTCAAGATATAGAAGTGCGTCAAATAAGGGAAAATGGATTTCAAAATCCTGGTATACCTGAAATAACGCGAGTAAAGGGTTCACAATTTCCCACACGAGCAGCTCTCCGGAGATGACTGAATACTTCTTGTTCTGAAATAGATGGTTCAGAAGGCAACTTAGGTAGTAGGAATTGCAGATTTAGAAAAACTGCTAAAGCGCCATATCATGAAGATTTGAGAGAAGGCATTAGAAAGTAAGTTGATTATACACCAGCAGTAACTGAGAGTAGTTACCTTCAGTACACGAAACAAGAAGATGAATAAGTAAACACTGAAGCAGGGATTTATTACTAATTAACACCTAACCCATATAGAGAATTAGAAACATCAAACTATTCTTACAAACTGCACCAGAATCCCTTAGAAACGGAAGATAGAGATACCTTTTCAGCATACACAGGTTAAAGTAGAAGTTATACTGAAATGTCCGAATATGAAGGAGACGAGTACACAACTTCAGGATGGTTTAGTTCTTATTTCTCTAGTATGCTCGAATCATTAAAAAACAATATTTACAGCGTTTCCATTGTTTCTGTAGCATCTGTGGGAttcttgtattttttatataattattttaaggtaattaaaaaaatatcttttactatataaaaaatttatcttcataaaatatttattattataaaattagtgtAATTTACATGgcgttattattttcatttttataaaaaacgtCTTTCtatcatttaatataattcgCCAAATTTGTCTTAAATATTAAACgaaatgttatatttttctatgtttAATAATCGTATTAACATTTATGATAATTATCCACATTTAAACACATTTTGAAATTCCTTTTGACATTTATTCCCATAATTTCGTCTTCTCCCCTGGAATCCCATATTTTGACGATAAATCATTTAacgtttttaattaaatatccACCATACTATTACATTCTTCCTTAAATAATTGTCATAGTGATCAACTGTAATATTTACCTCAGAATTAGatgataaaattgaaaataaattatttttcaaacatATTTCGAAGATAGATAGTTCTACATTttcagaattatattttttatgagatACGTGCGGTACATCGGTAGTAAATCACAGGTATTtgttatatttctttaaattaatttctgaATCGGATCATACAAGAGCGGAGGTAACTGAGCTAGTTGTCTTGGAAAAGTAGTCTATTCTGATATTATTAACCCAGTTTTATTTGTCATTCTAAGTGTATGCTTTAATTATAGATAAAGAATTAAATTATGTTAAGCGAAGTGATATGTAACATTATGtaatatgcatatttttgtatccataaaaatattttaattgagagcatttaaaaatgattttacCAATTGCACATCATTTAGAAGAGCGAATAATAATGCTCATCTTTTGACATGTTAAACAcctttaaattatttatatagaCAAATTTATAATGACAATGCTAATATtaaattgataaaaatttttaaaataaaagaattaatttaacatattttttgagaaaaaacaattagAGTCATATAAGGTAGCATATGTATGCGTAATtaaataagaaatatgagctgcataaaatgaataccattaatattttaaaaatttgcactttttttctactcATTTTATCCCAATACTTCAAGTAGTACTATGCTTTTAAAttacaaatttgttaatgCAGCtttagaggaaaaaatcaattaTTAACGTTAAAGTAAAGAAtccaaaaatgtttattatgtttttattttatgttaaaaaagtaatattaaatatacgaAGGATTGCACACAATTCGGTTGAATTTAAAGATACATATATACTGTTGGAAAatctttttaatatataaaatgttagAGACATTCAAAGAACATGTAACATTTATAAATTGTAGACAAATACATCACTATGTATCGATTTATTCTAATAAACTTAGAGCAATTTAATTTtggcatatatattttttattactggAAATCTTTACACACATCATGCTATCATTGATACGTTCATTTGgtatcaaaaatgaaattaaaaaaattactataatgaaatattagTTTGCATTTATATAATGTTTAACGAAATATATGACTTATCagtattttattattcacaTAATCACGTTTGCCAATATTGAAAAGGACTATATGCAAATGagatattattttcttctgttGCAAAAGGAGATTCTAATAGTAGTACCctctctattttttctttcatgtttttttgtttgcttctgtttttcttcgtAAAAAGCATTCATAAGAAAGTGtactatgaaaaaaaaaagcgtgaGATAATTAATCGTTATAAACGATCAAAATATGAGTGATTCTTttattgaaatatatttgaGCTTGCTTGAGTAAGGAGTGTAATCAACAACATAATTCCTGTGTGTTAAAGCCAGTgtagcacattttttatattttatttcgaGTTATCGCCTGTAGATTTACCAATAAGTGGTTCATTAACAGATGCTTCAACGAAAGCCTGACTGAAATAATTTCCCCCACCAGCTCTATCATCAGTAAGTGTGCTGTAAAGAGGACTACTACCAAAATCTAGAATACGATAAACGAAATTAACAGCAACTGCAATACCAGAATTTCTATCGCCACGATTTATAGCGGCACCATCTTCACCGTCTGAAACTTTTCATCAAGATTCCCAGCGCCAGGAATTTTGCTATCGAGGGATCTGATATCACTATCTTGACCTGCAGAAGTTGTGCTCCTTAACTCTTGTGCACCAAGAGCACTCCCACTTATATAATGGGGACAATGTTGATCATTCTCAAGGCTAACTGCTTCTGAATCTTTTTCTTCAGCTATAGTATTTTCACTAGATTCACTTCCAGGGTTAACTTGTAGCGAAGAATCATTTGAACTGTTATTTAATTCACTAAGCAACGAATGCTgtgaagaagatgaaggTTGTTTTGGAATAGATACATGTCCAGTTGTATTAAAAGGATGAATACCTTTGGGGTAAGAAGCTTCAGGGTTGAACCACAACAGGGTCATTAGTAATGGATACATTCATCTGGTGATCTAAAATTGTGTTTGCTTTTGTTGACCCCCCTTCCTTTTCATGCGgatgttttatatttaagtCTTCTTTCCTTGCTGGTACATTGGTTCTAGATGATTGGGGATTTAACATCTGTTGTACTTTACCTGCTGATAGTTGTGGTGGTGCTGCTATTTTATTACaatcttttcttccttcgcatgcgtttttttattcacgttttaatgtagaaaaatttcTAACATTAGATGCTCCATTATAACGACATTTAGGTGGTTGAAGACATTTGTCCATAAAAGCATTTATTTCAAAATCAtctattaatttatttcgtAACAAATAGGGGGCGTAGCAATCTTTTAATTGGTcgtttttattaattatatctTGTCTTAATCTTTGGCAATTTGTGCAGAATATTTTTGGGTCAATTCAGCAATTTgtcttttaatttccttttgaaaattatcatttttagTCATACATTCAAGCTGTTTGTAACTTAGGTAAATATCAGCATATCTATAATGTATTCCACGCCATCCtgtcattcttttttattacgtCGTTTTATTCactatttaaataattaatttagaaaaataatatttatgaacaattataataataaatgataaaaatgtattttagCATAACAAGAgagtgtttttaaaattaatatgtgAGTTATCATAAATAgtacaatttatttataccATTATTTATTGAAATGATAGCAAAAAAGTTGAATTAACTAATATATGGTTAAGCATTTGTTACATTTGTGtgcattaaataaatacatcGTGATGGCGATATACCGAAACGTAAGCTTTTcaaattgatgaaaaaatgtttatctTCGTGTAAAGTTTATgcataatgcaaaaaaataaataaaattgcgaACGATGAGACGTTTCATTGAGGTggcattaaaaaatgcaacaaaatttgttctaaaaaatatcatttagatttatgcataaaaagaaattaattatactaataataaataatagcaAATAAACACGATTTATATTTCTCACATTGAACAAtggaataaataatacataaaaatagttaacagttttttattatttcaatATAACAATCTTTTCGCAA
It contains:
- a CDS encoding CYIR protein (putative;~vir-type antigen), which codes for MCEKRYPKNQNYKTKILRVLDRKNSESKWLFSRYRNGSEGNLGSRNCRFRKTAKAPYHEDLREGIRKELETSNYSYKLHQNPLETEDRDTFSAYTG
- a CDS encoding CYIR protein (putative;~vir-type antigen) — protein: LRQDIINKNDQLKDCYAPYLLRNKLIDDFEINAFMDKCLQPPKCRYNGASNVRNFSTLKRE